Part of the Paenibacillus sp. YPG26 genome, CCTGAACCGTAGCCCCTGCATACAGCACATTAGGCAGCTTCTCCTGATGAAGTGCCTCCATCAGTTCAATGGCTAGACCCACTCCATAGCGGTTATCCCAGGCTTTGGCCATAATCTTCTTCGGATTGGCGAGAGGGGTGAATTCACAGATGGGCACAATCTGTTGTCCAGGACGGACGCCGAAGCTCTCAGCCTCCTCCTTACTGTCCGCACCAATATCCAAATACATCGTTTTGAGGTCTACGGGCTTGCTGCGCAGAGCGTCATCGAGCAGGTGAGTCGGAATAGAGCCGACTACCCCGACGATCCGTCCCTGGGGTGTAATAATCTGAAGCCGCTGGGCAAGCACGGCTTGGCTCCACCATCCGCCGAGAGGCTGGAAGGTAATCATCCCGTTAGGAGTGATGCCTGTAACCATGAACCCTACTTCATCCATATGTCCTGCAACCATAACTTTAGGTCCTTGTTCGTCTCCGCGGAGGACACCGAATAGACTGCCCAAGCGATCCTGCACGAACTCTTCGGTATAGGAAGAGAGCCGCTCTTTCACGAAGCCGCGAAGCTCCCGCTCAAAGCCAGGTGCTGAAGGGAATTCAGTCAAGGTGCGAAATAGCTCAAGTGTGTGTTCATTCATATCGAGTATTCCCCTTTCGTTCAATATTTCTAGTATGAACTACGATGTAAGCCTTGTCGAGTTGATGAGCTCAAGGGTTATAACATGCACAGAACTCCTCAGCCAGCATACGATGTGTAAGGTCCTGCTTGGGGGGAGTCTTATGACAATTGTCCAGTTGAAGCAACTGCTTATGATCTGTCTGCTGTTCATTTTGCTTGTTATCGTGCTCTATTTTTTCGAGAGGCAATCTCGCCTGCTGCTGATGTACTGAACAGGTACTGAACAGTCTCCTGCCGGAGGCTGTTCTTCTTTATTTTAACTTTGGCATATGGATGATTTACCAATCATAACAATCCGCACTGCAACAAATAATGAGGGGGACGAGCTCAGCCGCGCTGCTAATGCGCTTGGCTCACACACATATCCTGGATCGATGATATGTATGGATTAACCTATGAAAGGGGCAGGATCAGATGATATTTCTCTGGGCATTTATCATCGGAGGTTTATTTTGTGTAGTGGGTCAGCTTATGTTCGACCTGTTCAAGCTTACTCCGGCCCATACAATGAGTACTCTGGTGGTCATTGGAGCCCTTATGGATGCATTCGGCTGGTACGATCCATTGATCAAATTTGCAGGTGCCGGGGCTTCGGTACCGATTACCAGCTTCGGGAACGCGCTTGTTCATGGGGCGATGACAGAGCTCAACAAGGAGGGCTGGATCGGGATTGTTGCGGGTATATTTGAAGTGACAAGCGCGGGGATCTCCTCTGCGATTATATTCTCGTTCTTTGCCGCATTGTTGGTTCGTCCCAGAGGATAAGAAGCCTGCTCGGCACAGAGATGTCCATAAGGTATCGCGTTCACAACGGCATGGATGACACGAACGCGTGGATAAGAGAAACCCTTTTTTGAAGATTGGTTGTGTTCCATTACTTCCATTTTCAAGAGAGTGGTTTCTTTTTTTTGGCTGTTATTAAGAAATCGAAGGAACTATACGCAGGCCCATCTCATCATGTACAATAGGAAGATATATACAGGCTTAAAGTTTATTGTTATTTTGTGAACATTTTGATGAGGGGGAAAGTCAGGCATGACGTTGATGAGAGAATCCGTGCAAGCTGCAACAGCTATCCGAGTGAATCTGGAATCATGTATATTAGGTAAATCCTTTGAAATAAAGCTATTGTTGACCGCGCTTTTTGCGGGAGGGCACGTCCTGATTGAAGATGTGCCAGGAACGGGCAAAACCCAGCTGATCAAGGCCCTGGCCAGATCCATGAATGGGGAATACCGCAGAATCCAGTGTAATCCGGATATTCTGCCAAGCGATATTACGGGGGTATCCGTATTTCATCCCCAGGAAGAGCGCTTCGTCTTTCGGCCAGGTCCTGTAATGACTCATATCCTTCTTGCAGATGAGATTAACAGGGCTACAACAAAGACGCAGTCGGCCCTGCTTGAGGTTATGGAAGAGCGGAATGTGACAGTGGACGGGGTAACCTATGGACTGCCGAATCCTTTTATGCTGTGTGCGACCCAGAATCCGATTGATTTCGAAGGCACTTATATGCTTCCCGAGGCTCAGCTGGACCGTTTCATGATGAAGCTGCGCATGGGTTACCCTGATGAGAGTACCGAAAGAACCATGCTGCACTCCCACCAGAAGGGACAGCCTGTGGATCAGCTTGAGCCTGTGACCCACATGGACGAAATTGCCCGTATACAAGAGGAAATTCGGCTTGTGCATATTGATGATGCCGTGCTGAATTATCTGCTGGAGATTGTGCGTCGTACCCGCGAATATGAAGGCGTGCTGCTTGGCGCCAGCCCGAGGGCTTCCCTGGCATTTCTTAATGCGGTGAAAGCGTATGCATTCCTGAATGAACGCAGTTATGTACTTCCTGATGATATCAAAATCCTGGTTCCCTATGTGTTGGGCCACCGGATTTTGCTCCGGCCTGAAGCTAGGCTGGACAGCCTGAACACGGATACTGTATTGCAGAACATTCTCAGACAAGTCGACGTCCCGGTTTCTGTGGAGCGATAAGCTTGTGAATCAAAGCTTGTTGGCTTTAGAAGGAGGGTCAGGGATGAAGCGACTATGGAGACCGGCTGTATTATGGCTGGTATGTCTGGTATACACCTTGTTTCAAGGAGGCAAAACCTCCATTATGCTGCTAATGATGGTCTCAATTCTGATGGTATACTGGGCGCTCAGCAGCTGGATCGGTCTAAGGAAAATAAGCGGATCAAGATCCCTGTCCATGGAAGGCGGGCCGGGAGGCCAGATGCAGGCCGGGGATCAGGTGCAGGTCAAGCTGAATCTGGAGCATGGCGGCTGGGCGCCGCATCCATTTATTGTTGTACGTGAAACATTGAAGCGGCACAGCGGCAGTTCTTGGGCCTTTGAAGAAAGTGTAATTCCGAGGTTTCGTTCGGGAGCACAGATCTCTTTCCAGACACCGCCGCTGGAGCGGGGCAGATATACTTTTGCGGAGACCGAATGCAGTGCCGAGGACATCTTCGGTCTTATCAAGCATTCGCGCAAGTTTGATTTCAAAGGTGAATTCTATGTGCTGCCGAGAACCGTATTTATTCCATATTGGCATTTGACCGACCGCAACTCCCGGTTCGCAGGTCCGGAGAATGCGTTGTCCCTGTCCCGGCGTGAGACGACTCAAATCAATGGAGTCAGAGAGTATGTCTATGGGGACCGCTTGTCCAGGATCCACTGGAATGCTACTGCGAAGACAGGGAGCTGGAAGTCCAAAGAATTTGAACATGAGTCTCTCCCGAAGACAGTAATGGTACTCGACGCCAGTCAAGGCAGTTATCCAGACCCGGCAGAATTCGAGCTTGCCGTATCTACTGTAGCCTCCTTGCTGGATTACAGCGCGAGAGAACGTATGAGTATCGGGATGTGCACAGTGGGAAGCCGCTTCACAGGATTTCTTCCAACAGATCATGCTGAAGGGCGTCAGCGGATGATACAGCATTTGGTGGACATCAAGGCGGATGGTCAGGGCCATCTGAGAGATAGGCTGGCCGGGAGAAGGGAATTGTTCGCACCAAGTACTTTCTTTGTGCTTATTAGTTCACGGGCAGACAAAGAAATCCTGGAGACCTTGCAGTGGGCGAAGTCCAACCAGATGTCCCCTTACCATATCTTGATCGGTGAAGCTCCGCAGAACGAACAAGTCCTGGCTTCCTTACGTCAGCAAGGCTTGCGGGGAATCGTTGTTCCTTCTCTACAGGAGCTTCCTGTGTCCATGAGAGGAGGACGCTATGTTTAACAGGTTAGGCAAAGTACAGTACTCATGGTATTTTATTCTTTGTATTATTTGGGTCATGATTATGTCTGTCCAGTGGATTCATTTCGTTAAGCCGATCTGGTACAACGAGACCTCGGTGCTTGTTCTGTATGTTTTGATTGCTTCGGCCGCAGCGGAGGCCCTGCTGCCTTTTAACAGGTGGCTCAAGTGGGGAGTTAAGGTTGCCGCCATCGTCATTATTCATTATTGGGTGTTATCTTCTTATTCTGTTTTTGTTGCAGACGGGCCTTTGATTCCCGGTAATGTCATCAAGTTCCTGAAGAGCCTGGACCCTTATATCTGGTTCTCTCTGCCTGCCTGGGGATTGTTTGAGCTTGCGATCCGGCTTGCGAGCTATCGCGGGTTTATCCTTCTCTTTACGGGGATGAATATTATAACCTTCGCCATCCTCGACTCGTTCACCAGCTATTATTTGTGGCCACAAGTGGCCTGGACGGTCTTCGCGGGACTTGGCTGGCTGGTCAGCTTTCATTTCCACCGGTATCAGATTAAATATCCGCGGGGCTGGAGCCACTTGCGGCTGTATCCGTTCAAAGTCCTTGCGAATGTTGTGGTAGTATTCTGCTGTGTTTTGCTGCTCGGAGTCAGCATGCCTGAGGTGTCACCGGTGCTGACCGATCCATACTCGGCATGGTTGAAATCCAGAGAGAATAAATATGGCAAGGCGGAGGAAGCCGATAAGAAGGAAGGGCAATCCGCTTCCGGATACAGCAGGGATGATTCGAAGCTTGGCGGCGGATTCACGTTTGACTACAGCTACGTCATGTCTGTGACTTCATCGAAGGCGGCTTATTGGCGGGGAGAGACGCGTGATCTCTATACAGGAACAGGCTGGGCTCTCCATGAGGGGCATGCGAATGACTCTTCAAATATTCTGGATCAGTCCGTGCACGACAACAGGCTGGGTAAGAAGGTGAAGACCGAGCCAGTGGTACAGACAGTTGTAATGACCGGCAAGCGAAGCTATCCGGTGCTGTTCGGAGCCTACTCCATTTCGAAGATCACACTGCTTAATAAAGAGGAGAAGGCCAAAGGTCCAATAGCGAGATGGCATCCGGGGGATAGCTCTGTGACGTGGGAGGGCTTTGACAAAAATCCGAAGAGTGCCGGATATCCTTCCATATACCAAGTGAAATCCGAGATACCGATTATTCCGTTGAGGGAGCTGAGGTCATCTGATTATGACTCCCTGTACCCGGATGGAGTGGAAGATAAGTATTTGCAATTAAATCCTGACTTTCCTGACAGTGTAAGAGAGCTTGCCGAGCGGGTGACGGCGAAGGGGAAGACCCCTTATGAGAAAATGGTGCTGCTGCAGAACTATCTAAAGACAAATTATACGTACACCAACACGCCGGACTTGTCGCGCAAAGTCCATGAAGATCTGGTGGAAGGCTTTCTGTTCGATATCAAAGCAGGCTACTGTGACTATTTCTCCACCTCCATGGTGACCATGGCCCGTTCGGTCGGGATGCCCGCCAGATGGGTGAAGGGCTTCTCTACAGGACATCAGCAATTTCAAGGTCCGGAGAATCTGACCAGTGTACCGACAGGTCCATATGTAGTAACCAATGCGGATGCCCATTCCTGGGCCGAAGTATACTTTGGCGAAGATTATGGCTGGGTTACCTTTGAAGCAACTCCCGGGTTTGATGCGCCTATGAACGTGGCTGATGATGAGTTGAATAACACTCTTTCGAAGCCGGTTACCGCAGAACCGGAGGATATGGATTCTGAGGAAGAGTCAGCGCGTTCGGCAAATCGTGTGTTCATTCATACGTTCCTATGGATAGCGGCAGGTGTTCTGTTCATTGTGGGCGGGTTCCTGGTGTGGAAATACCGCAGCACTCTGTATTATGCATATCTGCGGCTGAGACAAGGCCGTGAACTGACATCCGGAGAAAAGGTTGTTGTGGAGACAGGCCGCTGGCTTAGCTTTATGAAGAGAAGGGGCTTCACCAGAGAAGACCATGAGACCCTTCGCGAAGCGATTGCCCGATGGAAGGGTAATGCTCCGGACATGGCCGCGTCATTTGATGAGCTGCTGCTGCAATTTGAGAAGGCCAAGTACAGTCCGCATGCTGTCACAGAGCAGGACTGGAGAGCTCTTCAGGGTCTGCTGCACAACATGAGCCGATCTTTGAAGAAGACCTATTCGCACTAATCAAGTTACTTGAATCATAATGCCTTGGGGAGCAGGCTTCCCGGGGCGTTTCTTTTTTACTATAAAGAAAGATTATGGTATAGTTTGTCGTAGAAACTGAGGTGACGTAACTTGTTTGAGAAGTTGATGCCCAAACTGCGGGTGAATACGGTGTTTGATATTGATCTGGAGGGGCTGTACGCAGCAGGCTACCGGGCCATCATTACGGACCTGGATAATACGCTTGTAGGTGCGAAGGAACCTTTGGCAACGCCCGTTCTTGTAGAATGGTTTGAAAAAGTAAAGCAGCATGGTTTTAAACTTGTGATCGTGTCAAACAATAATTTGGGAAGGGTGTCTTCGTTTGCCACCCCTTTAAATATTGAA contains:
- a CDS encoding M42 family metallopeptidase — protein: MNEHTLELFRTLTEFPSAPGFERELRGFVKERLSSYTEEFVQDRLGSLFGVLRGDEQGPKVMVAGHMDEVGFMVTGITPNGMITFQPLGGWWSQAVLAQRLQIITPQGRIVGVVGSIPTHLLDDALRSKPVDLKTMYLDIGADSKEEAESFGVRPGQQIVPICEFTPLANPKKIMAKAWDNRYGVGLAIELMEALHQEKLPNVLYAGATVQEELGLRGARTSANLIQPDIFFGLDASAANDMTGDKRQFGQLGEGALLRILDPTMLTHRGLVEYVQDTADTHKIKYQYFVSPGGTDAGQVHLSGIGVPSTVIGVCSRYIHTSSSILHTDDYAAAKELLIKLVRGLDRTTLNTILERS
- the spoVAE gene encoding stage V sporulation protein AE; this translates as MIFLWAFIIGGLFCVVGQLMFDLFKLTPAHTMSTLVVIGALMDAFGWYDPLIKFAGAGASVPITSFGNALVHGAMTELNKEGWIGIVAGIFEVTSAGISSAIIFSFFAALLVRPRG
- a CDS encoding MoxR family ATPase, with product MTLMRESVQAATAIRVNLESCILGKSFEIKLLLTALFAGGHVLIEDVPGTGKTQLIKALARSMNGEYRRIQCNPDILPSDITGVSVFHPQEERFVFRPGPVMTHILLADEINRATTKTQSALLEVMEERNVTVDGVTYGLPNPFMLCATQNPIDFEGTYMLPEAQLDRFMMKLRMGYPDESTERTMLHSHQKGQPVDQLEPVTHMDEIARIQEEIRLVHIDDAVLNYLLEIVRRTREYEGVLLGASPRASLAFLNAVKAYAFLNERSYVLPDDIKILVPYVLGHRILLRPEARLDSLNTDTVLQNILRQVDVPVSVER
- a CDS encoding DUF58 domain-containing protein → MKRLWRPAVLWLVCLVYTLFQGGKTSIMLLMMVSILMVYWALSSWIGLRKISGSRSLSMEGGPGGQMQAGDQVQVKLNLEHGGWAPHPFIVVRETLKRHSGSSWAFEESVIPRFRSGAQISFQTPPLERGRYTFAETECSAEDIFGLIKHSRKFDFKGEFYVLPRTVFIPYWHLTDRNSRFAGPENALSLSRRETTQINGVREYVYGDRLSRIHWNATAKTGSWKSKEFEHESLPKTVMVLDASQGSYPDPAEFELAVSTVASLLDYSARERMSIGMCTVGSRFTGFLPTDHAEGRQRMIQHLVDIKADGQGHLRDRLAGRRELFAPSTFFVLISSRADKEILETLQWAKSNQMSPYHILIGEAPQNEQVLASLRQQGLRGIVVPSLQELPVSMRGGRYV
- a CDS encoding transglutaminase domain-containing protein produces the protein MFNRLGKVQYSWYFILCIIWVMIMSVQWIHFVKPIWYNETSVLVLYVLIASAAAEALLPFNRWLKWGVKVAAIVIIHYWVLSSYSVFVADGPLIPGNVIKFLKSLDPYIWFSLPAWGLFELAIRLASYRGFILLFTGMNIITFAILDSFTSYYLWPQVAWTVFAGLGWLVSFHFHRYQIKYPRGWSHLRLYPFKVLANVVVVFCCVLLLGVSMPEVSPVLTDPYSAWLKSRENKYGKAEEADKKEGQSASGYSRDDSKLGGGFTFDYSYVMSVTSSKAAYWRGETRDLYTGTGWALHEGHANDSSNILDQSVHDNRLGKKVKTEPVVQTVVMTGKRSYPVLFGAYSISKITLLNKEEKAKGPIARWHPGDSSVTWEGFDKNPKSAGYPSIYQVKSEIPIIPLRELRSSDYDSLYPDGVEDKYLQLNPDFPDSVRELAERVTAKGKTPYEKMVLLQNYLKTNYTYTNTPDLSRKVHEDLVEGFLFDIKAGYCDYFSTSMVTMARSVGMPARWVKGFSTGHQQFQGPENLTSVPTGPYVVTNADAHSWAEVYFGEDYGWVTFEATPGFDAPMNVADDELNNTLSKPVTAEPEDMDSEEESARSANRVFIHTFLWIAAGVLFIVGGFLVWKYRSTLYYAYLRLRQGRELTSGEKVVVETGRWLSFMKRRGFTREDHETLREAIARWKGNAPDMAASFDELLLQFEKAKYSPHAVTEQDWRALQGLLHNMSRSLKKTYSH